The region AGCTTAAGGATCTGGCGCTCGCGATCGGTCAGCGTGATGCCTGGCTGTGCGCTCGCGTTTGCCCGCAGCGCTGCGACCTGGTCGGGGTTCAAGTCGGCATCCAGAAACGGCCGGCCCGCGAGCAACGTGGCAATGGCCGCCCTGAGCACCTCACTGGTGCTGCTTTTGAGGACGTAACCATCCGCGCCGGCATCCAGCGCCAAGGCGGCGTTTTGTTCACTAAGACGAGCCGTGAGGGTCAGGACACGAATAGCTGGCCAGCGCTGGCGTATCAACGGCAAGGCAGAAAGGCCATCCATCACCGGCATGTTCAGGTCCAGCAGCAGCAAGTCCGGCTCTAGGGCGCGGCACACGTCCAGCGCCTGGCGCCCATTCTCGGCGTCCCCGACAACCCTGACTCCAGGCGCGTCAAGGAGCAGGGCACGCAAACCCTCACGCATCAGCGGGTGGTCATCTACCAGCACAA is a window of Pseudomonas antarctica DNA encoding:
- a CDS encoding two component system response regulator, which produces MADYRIVLVDDHPLMREGLRALLLDAPGVRVVGDAENGRQALDVCRALEPDLLLLDLNMPVMDGLSALPLIRQRWPAIRVLTLTARLSEQNAALALDAGADGYVLKSSTSEVLRAAIATLLAGRPFLDADLNPDQVAALRANASAQPGITLTDRERQILKLVAEGARNRDVAELLCISLKTVETHRLNLMKKLDAHNAADLTQWAFKLGVCAQE